From a single Calothrix sp. NIES-2098 genomic region:
- a CDS encoding aspartate kinase has translation MSLIVQKYGGTSVGSVERIQAVAQRVYKTVQAGNSLVVVVSAMGKTTDGLVKLANAISTNPSRREMDMLLSTGEQVTIALLSMALQEIGQPAISMTGAQVGIVTEAEHTRARILHIETERMERQLRQGKVVVVAGFQGISSMEELEITTLGRGGSDTSAVALAAALRANFCEIYTDVPGILTTDPRLVPEAQLMAEITSDEMLELASLGAKVLHPRAVEIARNYGVPLVVRSSWTDDPGTWVTSPKPQGRSLVNLEIAKAVDGVEFDTDQARVALLRVPDKPGVAARLFGEIARQNVDVDLIIQSIHEGNSNDIAFTVTTPILKRAEAVAEAIAPALRSHHAKDDEAEVMIEQNIAKVSISGAGMIGRPGVAAQMFATLSEAGVNIHMISTSEVKVSCVVAAEECDRAVAALRATFEIEAKDEEARKQGRNIEETSPLSPTSPPVRGVALDMNQVRLAIRQVPDRPGMAAKLFGLLAEHNISVDMIIQSQRCRVVDGIPRRDIAFTVARIDGENAQKMLTQAATELGWGEVVLDRAIAKVSIVGSGMVGHPGVAAKMFEALAHNQINIQMIATSEIKISCVVAQDEGSKALQVIHAAFGLAGSEKFVVPA, from the coding sequence ATGTCGCTCATAGTTCAGAAATACGGTGGTACCTCTGTTGGTTCAGTCGAACGGATTCAAGCAGTTGCCCAACGAGTTTATAAGACTGTTCAAGCTGGAAATTCGCTTGTAGTTGTGGTTTCCGCGATGGGTAAAACCACTGATGGACTTGTCAAGCTAGCTAATGCTATCTCTACAAATCCTAGCCGCCGCGAAATGGATATGCTGCTTTCTACTGGCGAACAGGTAACTATTGCCTTATTGAGTATGGCATTACAGGAAATTGGACAGCCAGCAATTTCGATGACTGGCGCTCAAGTAGGAATTGTTACCGAAGCCGAACATACCCGCGCACGGATTTTGCACATTGAAACCGAACGCATGGAGCGTCAACTGCGTCAAGGTAAAGTGGTTGTCGTAGCTGGATTTCAAGGCATATCCAGCATGGAAGAATTAGAAATCACGACTTTAGGGCGTGGCGGTTCTGATACATCAGCGGTGGCATTGGCAGCGGCATTAAGAGCAAATTTTTGTGAAATTTATACAGATGTACCAGGGATTTTGACTACAGATCCGCGTTTAGTACCCGAAGCTCAACTGATGGCAGAAATCACCAGTGATGAGATGTTAGAACTAGCAAGCTTGGGTGCAAAAGTGCTACATCCCCGTGCGGTAGAAATTGCTCGGAACTATGGCGTACCGCTAGTAGTTAGGTCTAGCTGGACTGATGACCCCGGTACTTGGGTGACATCACCTAAACCTCAAGGGCGATCGCTCGTCAATTTGGAAATTGCTAAGGCAGTAGATGGTGTAGAGTTTGATACAGACCAAGCAAGGGTAGCTCTGTTGCGCGTACCCGATAAACCAGGGGTTGCAGCCCGGTTATTTGGAGAAATCGCTCGCCAAAATGTAGACGTGGATTTAATTATCCAATCAATTCACGAAGGTAATAGTAACGACATCGCTTTTACAGTGACAACACCAATATTAAAGCGGGCAGAAGCAGTAGCAGAAGCGATCGCTCCCGCATTAAGAAGCCATCACGCCAAAGACGACGAAGCTGAGGTGATGATCGAGCAAAATATTGCCAAAGTCAGCATCTCCGGAGCAGGAATGATTGGGCGTCCCGGCGTTGCAGCCCAGATGTTTGCGACTTTGTCCGAAGCAGGCGTCAACATCCACATGATTTCTACAAGCGAAGTCAAAGTCAGCTGTGTAGTTGCGGCTGAAGAATGCGATCGCGCTGTTGCTGCACTCCGCGCAACTTTTGAAATTGAAGCCAAGGATGAGGAAGCAAGGAAACAAGGAAGAAATATTGAAGAAACTTCTCCCTTGTCCCCAACTTCCCCCCCCGTCCGTGGCGTGGCCTTGGATATGAATCAAGTGCGTCTGGCGATTCGCCAAGTACCAGATCGTCCGGGGATGGCGGCGAAACTATTTGGATTATTGGCAGAACACAATATCAGCGTGGATATGATTATTCAATCCCAACGCTGTCGGGTGGTTGATGGAATTCCGCGCAGAGATATTGCCTTTACTGTCGCCCGCATTGATGGGGAAAATGCTCAAAAGATGCTTACTCAAGCAGCTACAGAATTAGGCTGGGGTGAAGTAGTGCTCGATCGCGCGATCGCCAAAGTCAGTATCGTGGGTTCTGGTATGGTAGGACACCCAGGTGTGGCTGCGAAAATGTTTGAAGCCCTAGCTCACAACCAAATCAATATTCAAATGATTGCTACCTCAGAAATCAAAATTAGCTGTGTTGTCGCCCAAGACGAAGGTAGTAAGGCTTTGCAAGTAATTCATGCTGCTTTTGGTTTGGCTGGTAGCGAAAAATTTGTTGTACCCGCGTAG
- a CDS encoding RNA-binding region RNP-1, with product MSVYIGNLSYEVTEDSLNAVFAEYGSVKRVQLPTDRETGRMRGFGFVEMGTDAEETAAIEALDGAEWMGRDLKVNKAKPKEDRGGSFGGGNRSNYGGRNRY from the coding sequence ATGTCAGTTTATATAGGCAATCTTTCTTACGAAGTTACAGAAGATAGTCTAAATGCAGTGTTTGCAGAATACGGTTCTGTTAAGCGGGTTCAACTACCTACCGATCGGGAAACAGGTCGTATGCGCGGCTTTGGTTTTGTAGAAATGGGTACGGATGCTGAAGAAACTGCTGCTATTGAAGCTCTTGATGGTGCAGAGTGGATGGGACGAGACCTTAAAGTAAATAAGGCTAAACCCAAGGAAGATAGAGGTGGTTCATTTGGTGGTGGTAATCGTAGCAATTACGGTGGACGTAACCGTTACTAA
- a CDS encoding thioredoxin — MSTNTELVSYIQESEFETLLSEEKVVVVDFTATWCGPCRLIAPLMDQLAQEYKNRAKVVKVDVDNNKPMFKKFGLRSIPAVLIFKDAELVETIVGVSPYEQFSSAVSKLL, encoded by the coding sequence ATGTCTACAAATACCGAGCTAGTTTCATATATTCAAGAAAGTGAATTTGAGACTCTTTTAAGTGAAGAAAAAGTTGTTGTAGTTGACTTTACTGCTACTTGGTGTGGCCCTTGTCGCCTGATTGCTCCATTAATGGATCAACTTGCTCAAGAATACAAAAATCGTGCCAAAGTTGTTAAGGTAGATGTGGATAACAACAAACCGATGTTCAAAAAATTTGGTCTTCGCAGTATTCCAGCAGTTTTAATTTTCAAAGATGCTGAGTTAGTAGAAACTATCGTCGGAGTTTCTCCTTACGAGCAATTCAGCAGTGCTGTTTCTAAGCTTCTTTAG
- a CDS encoding transcriptional regulatory protein TetR family, producing the protein MPRTPAENERIRRATREQILKTTRELFFTKGYHATSIDDVAKEAQISKGLLYHYFKGKEELLAALVDSRIEDLLFVMNAAVAKETPMEQIRHIIEGALEDVLRQPEAFRFELNLLTQPKHDPVAAKYSQKLMDERAKQFQFQTEMFKNLGVPNPRQRSLYFSSTLQGITLMFATYPESFPLEEIKAQMIVEFCGESAAPN; encoded by the coding sequence ATGCCACGAACTCCAGCAGAAAATGAACGGATTCGTCGCGCTACTCGCGAACAGATCCTCAAAACCACAAGGGAGCTATTCTTCACCAAAGGCTATCACGCCACGTCAATTGACGATGTTGCTAAAGAAGCTCAAATATCGAAGGGGTTGCTGTATCACTACTTCAAAGGGAAAGAGGAGCTTTTAGCAGCTTTGGTCGATTCTCGCATTGAAGATTTGTTATTTGTCATGAATGCGGCGGTAGCCAAGGAAACTCCGATGGAGCAAATTCGCCACATCATTGAAGGTGCGCTGGAAGATGTGCTGCGACAGCCAGAAGCTTTCCGTTTTGAACTCAACCTACTCACCCAACCAAAACACGATCCGGTTGCGGCGAAATACAGCCAAAAGCTAATGGATGAGCGAGCAAAGCAGTTCCAGTTTCAAACTGAGATGTTCAAAAATCTGGGAGTTCCAAACCCACGACAGCGATCGCTCTATTTTTCATCCACGCTTCAAGGTATCACGCTGATGTTTGCGACCTATCCAGAAAGTTTTCCTTTAGAGGAAATTAAAGCTCAGATGATTGTGGAGTTTTGTGGGGAGTCTGCGGCTCCAAACTGA
- the srkA gene encoding stress response kinase A, whose product MTETSNEFRVQTAVRTVCEVAKQQSIKFDRAIVLADHSNLLVHLHPTPVVARVATTTGTVRKGDAWLKREIAVANHLAAAGAPVIPPSTLVLPGPYHHNGLVLSFWEFVQELDEPVDPTIAGKALRECHEALVDFAGELPVLDALSESQEIFSQLRSKGVFSPVDADMLQQVNERLTTKFQQLELPMQPIHGDSNPSNVLNTTRGVLWADWEDTFIAPIVWDIACFVASSRVFGKDVEQANATLNGYGVKIDDEVLDLFIEARTFQTVLWNYIIGQQHPDSLQRFEARLQWFRERYAN is encoded by the coding sequence ATGACTGAAACGAGTAATGAATTTCGCGTGCAAACTGCGGTGCGTACCGTATGTGAGGTTGCTAAACAGCAATCAATTAAATTCGATCGAGCAATTGTTCTTGCAGACCATAGCAATTTACTCGTACATCTGCATCCAACTCCAGTGGTTGCGCGGGTAGCGACGACAACCGGAACAGTCCGCAAAGGCGATGCTTGGTTAAAACGAGAAATTGCAGTTGCAAATCATCTAGCAGCAGCAGGCGCACCTGTTATCCCGCCTAGTACACTAGTTTTACCTGGACCCTATCACCATAACGGTTTGGTATTAAGCTTTTGGGAATTTGTGCAAGAATTAGACGAGCCAGTAGACCCAACCATTGCCGGAAAAGCTTTGCGTGAATGTCACGAAGCACTGGTAGATTTCGCTGGCGAACTTCCTGTCCTTGATGCATTGTCGGAGTCTCAGGAGATTTTTTCCCAACTCCGCAGCAAGGGAGTATTCAGCCCCGTCGACGCAGATATGCTGCAACAAGTGAACGAACGATTAACAACTAAGTTTCAGCAGTTAGAGTTACCCATGCAGCCAATTCATGGCGACTCAAACCCATCAAATGTATTGAATACGACACGCGGGGTATTATGGGCTGACTGGGAAGATACATTTATTGCTCCTATCGTTTGGGACATTGCTTGTTTTGTTGCTTCATCTCGCGTCTTTGGCAAAGATGTAGAGCAAGCCAATGCAACACTCAATGGTTATGGTGTGAAGATTGATGATGAAGTCTTAGATTTATTTATTGAAGCACGTACATTTCAAACAGTTCTCTGGAACTATATTATTGGACAGCAACATCCTGACAGTTTGCAACGGTTTGAGGCGCGTTTGCAATGGTTTCGCGAACGTTATGCAAACTAA
- a CDS encoding Photosystem II reaction centre protein PsbA/D1: MTATLQQRSSANVWDRFCEWITSTSNRLYIGWFGVLMIPTLLAATTCFVIAFIAAPPVDIDGIREPVAGSLLYGNNIISGAVVPSSNAIGLHFYPIWEAASLDEWLYNGGPYQLVIFHFLLGVFCYLGREWELSYRLGMRPWICLAFSAPVAAATAVFLIYPIGQGSFSDGMPLGISGTFNFMIVFQAEHNILMHPFHMLGVAGVFGGSLFSAMHGSLVTSSLVRETTENESQNYGYKFGQEEETYNIVAAHGYFGRLIFQYASFNNSRSLHFFLAAWPVVGIWFTALGVSTMAFNLNGFNFNQSVIDSTGRVVNTWADIINRANLGMEVMHERNAHNFPLDLAAGEQAPVALTAPAING, encoded by the coding sequence ATGACAGCAACCTTACAACAGCGCTCCAGCGCCAACGTATGGGATCGCTTCTGCGAATGGATCACCAGCACCAGCAACCGTCTCTACATCGGTTGGTTCGGCGTCCTGATGATCCCAACCCTACTAGCCGCAACCACCTGCTTCGTAATTGCCTTCATCGCTGCACCACCAGTAGACATTGATGGTATCCGCGAACCAGTAGCAGGTTCACTACTTTACGGAAACAACATCATCTCTGGTGCAGTTGTTCCTTCCTCCAACGCTATCGGTTTACACTTCTACCCGATTTGGGAAGCAGCTTCTCTGGATGAGTGGTTGTACAACGGCGGCCCTTACCAGTTGGTAATTTTCCACTTCTTACTCGGCGTATTCTGCTACCTGGGTCGTGAGTGGGAACTGTCTTACCGCTTGGGTATGCGTCCTTGGATCTGCCTAGCATTCTCTGCACCAGTAGCAGCAGCAACCGCAGTATTCTTGATTTACCCCATCGGTCAAGGTTCATTCTCCGATGGTATGCCCTTGGGAATCTCTGGAACCTTCAACTTCATGATTGTGTTCCAAGCAGAGCACAACATCCTGATGCACCCCTTCCACATGTTAGGTGTAGCTGGTGTCTTCGGCGGTTCTCTGTTCAGTGCAATGCACGGTTCTCTAGTAACCTCCTCTTTGGTTCGTGAAACCACCGAGAACGAATCTCAAAACTACGGTTACAAGTTCGGTCAAGAGGAAGAAACCTACAACATCGTAGCGGCTCACGGTTACTTCGGTCGCTTGATCTTCCAATACGCTTCTTTTAACAACAGCCGTTCGCTACACTTCTTCTTGGCTGCATGGCCTGTAGTCGGTATCTGGTTTACCGCGCTGGGTGTAAGCACAATGGCGTTCAACTTGAACGGTTTCAACTTCAACCAGTCTGTAATTGATTCTACTGGTCGTGTTGTGAACACCTGGGCTGACATCATCAACCGCGCTAACCTGGGTATGGAAGTTATGCACGAGCGTAACGCTCACAACTTCCCTCTCGATTTGGCTGCTGGCGAGCAAGCTCCTGTAGCTCTGACTGCTCCTGCTATCAACGGCTAA
- a CDS encoding RNP-1 like RNA-binding protein encodes MSVYIGNLSHEIEDEDIRQVFLMYGAVRKILVSTKQKSGEKRGFAVVEMENDTEEVAAINGLRGTEWMGYSLKVNRAKTIVDVA; translated from the coding sequence ATGTCAGTTTATATTGGTAATCTATCCCATGAAATTGAAGATGAGGATATCAGACAAGTCTTCTTAATGTATGGGGCTGTTAGGAAAATTTTAGTATCTACAAAGCAAAAATCAGGTGAAAAACGGGGATTTGCAGTTGTAGAAATGGAAAACGATACCGAAGAAGTAGCCGCAATTAATGGATTAAGAGGTACTGAATGGATGGGTTATAGTCTGAAAGTTAATAGAGCTAAGACCATAGTAGACGTGGCTTAG